From Microcystis aeruginosa NIES-2549, a single genomic window includes:
- a CDS encoding Na(+)/H(+) antiporter subunit B: protein MKWIYTLAAIAFAVKMVIIPNTASSVSSLEIVKSLVDDGGVPNAVSVVIFRNRLYDTIYEVIVFTIAIMGANFLLATEKPASKIHQFTDQPSIILARLGATIAALVGIELAIRGHLSPGGGFAAGVAGGTAIGLIAITSSPEWMQAIYRRWQAATWEKISVLVFIVLAAITLSGFELPHGELGALFSGGILPILNILVAVKVALGSWAVILVFIRYRGLL, encoded by the coding sequence ATGAAATGGATTTACACTCTAGCCGCCATTGCCTTCGCTGTCAAAATGGTAATTATTCCCAATACTGCTTCCTCTGTATCATCCTTAGAAATTGTTAAATCCCTGGTGGACGACGGCGGTGTTCCTAATGCGGTTTCGGTGGTTATTTTTCGTAATCGTCTTTACGATACCATCTATGAAGTGATTGTTTTTACCATTGCCATTATGGGGGCGAATTTTCTTTTAGCCACCGAAAAACCCGCCAGTAAAATCCATCAATTTACTGACCAACCTTCAATTATTTTAGCCCGTTTAGGGGCAACAATTGCCGCTTTAGTGGGCATTGAATTAGCTATCCGCGGACATTTAAGTCCGGGGGGAGGTTTTGCCGCCGGAGTCGCCGGAGGTACGGCAATTGGTTTAATAGCAATTACCTCGTCTCCCGAATGGATGCAAGCAATTTATCGCCGTTGGCAAGCGGCAACATGGGAGAAAATTTCCGTCTTAGTTTTTATTGTTTTAGCCGCCATTACTCTCTCAGGATTTGAGTTACCCCACGGGGAATTAGGGGCGCTATTTAGTGGCGGCATTTTACCAATACTAAACATTTTAGTCGCCGTTAAAGTAGCTTTAGGTTCCTGGGCAGTAATCCTCGTTTTTATCCGCTATCGCGGTTTATTGTGA
- a CDS encoding DUF4040 domain-containing protein → MNESYLYVIVALLPLTAAMVMLQSNPYQALVIRGVLGAIAALVYALLGAADVSLTEALMGTMLAVTLYAVAIRSSLVMRLGVIAEETDTVLEQLKTQLQTVLSKRFMRLELVAYSDKQALQQALMDKDIHAVCIRQDNPETIPYETTIRLPYLYDIFKNELTAANTILTCIETPKLEEKH, encoded by the coding sequence ATGAATGAAAGTTATCTCTATGTTATTGTTGCCCTCTTGCCTTTAACTGCGGCGATGGTGATGTTACAATCCAATCCCTACCAAGCTTTAGTAATTCGCGGGGTTTTAGGGGCAATAGCAGCCTTAGTTTATGCTTTATTAGGGGCAGCAGATGTGTCTTTAACCGAAGCTTTGATGGGAACCATGTTAGCCGTAACTCTCTACGCGGTGGCGATTCGTTCCTCTTTAGTGATGCGTTTAGGAGTAATTGCCGAGGAAACCGATACGGTTTTAGAACAGTTAAAAACTCAACTACAAACGGTTTTAAGTAAACGTTTTATGCGTTTAGAATTGGTTGCCTACAGTGATAAACAAGCTTTGCAACAGGCACTTATGGATAAGGATATTCATGCCGTCTGTATCCGTCAAGACAATCCAGAAACCATCCCCTACGAAACCACAATTAGATTACCCTATCTCTACGATATTTTTAAAAATGAATTAACGGCAGCAAACACGATTTTAACCTGTATTGAAACCCCCAAATTAGAGGAGAAACACTAA
- a CDS encoding monovalent cation/H(+) antiporter subunit G — protein sequence MIDILSYICIAIGVFFWFWGTAHLLDKRSVLYKLHGLSVADTLGSMAIIFGLLLKVPQNWPLLLLAIISLAIWNTMLGYVLAYTSSDRE from the coding sequence ATGATTGACATTTTGAGTTATATCTGCATCGCTATCGGAGTTTTTTTCTGGTTTTGGGGAACGGCGCATCTTTTAGACAAGCGCTCGGTATTATATAAATTACATGGTCTATCTGTCGCTGATACCTTGGGTTCCATGGCGATTATTTTCGGGCTACTTTTGAAAGTTCCCCAAAATTGGCCTTTATTATTATTGGCAATAATTTCCTTAGCAATTTGGAACACCATGTTAGGCTACGTTTTAGCTTATACTTCTAGCGATCGAGAGTAA
- a CDS encoding Na+/H+ antiporter subunit E produces the protein MIGHIILRLTMWFLLTANFTPANIMIGVAIAFLLPRNFASSETLGDWLKVIIKVFIAIPQAYKEAFEIILRPHKEEEIILERISGKRSPRLAFWDIFLITFTPKTIVTEYKENEGYEVHLIKRSSQG, from the coding sequence ATGATCGGACATATAATTCTGCGTTTAACTATGTGGTTTTTACTCACCGCTAATTTTACCCCTGCGAACATTATGATCGGGGTGGCTATTGCTTTTCTTTTGCCCCGTAATTTCGCCTCTAGCGAAACTTTAGGCGATTGGTTAAAGGTAATAATTAAAGTCTTTATAGCTATTCCTCAAGCTTATAAAGAAGCGTTTGAAATTATCCTTCGTCCCCACAAGGAAGAAGAAATTATTTTGGAGAGAATTTCGGGTAAACGTTCACCCAGACTGGCTTTTTGGGATATATTTCTCATTACCTTTACCCCGAAAACTATCGTCACCGAATACAAGGAAAATGAAGGTTATGAAGTTCATCTAATTAAACGGAGTTCCCAGGGATGA